The Streptomyces sp. Mut1 genome window below encodes:
- the lepB gene encoding signal peptidase I: protein MDTEAELQERDRSSAPATGPEARSRFSRVRHRAAASLSWRRAFALGAVCAVFVLLFSTFVVQPFLIPSGSMEPTLRVGDRVLVNKLAYRFGSEPRRGDVVVFDGTGSFVPEGAGETNPVTALLHGAAASLGLAEPAETDFVKRVVGVGGDRVVCCDARDRIEVNGRPLAEDYLFAGDAASRAPFDIVVPEGTLWMMGDHRSRSRDSRDHLGEPGGGMVPVSRVIGRVDWFGWPLGRIGSLPGTSAFDGIPAPGPAHG, encoded by the coding sequence ATGGACACGGAAGCAGAACTCCAGGAGCGCGACCGCTCCTCCGCACCCGCTACGGGTCCGGAGGCGCGGTCGCGCTTTTCGCGTGTACGGCACCGGGCCGCCGCCTCGCTGTCCTGGCGGCGCGCCTTCGCGCTCGGTGCCGTCTGCGCGGTCTTCGTGCTCCTCTTCAGCACCTTCGTGGTGCAGCCCTTCCTGATCCCCAGCGGCTCGATGGAGCCCACGCTCCGGGTGGGCGACCGGGTGCTCGTCAACAAGCTGGCGTACCGGTTCGGCTCCGAGCCGCGCCGCGGTGACGTGGTGGTCTTCGACGGGACCGGTTCCTTCGTGCCCGAGGGGGCGGGGGAGACGAACCCGGTCACCGCGCTGCTGCACGGGGCGGCGGCGTCCCTCGGGCTCGCCGAGCCCGCCGAGACCGACTTCGTGAAGCGGGTGGTGGGTGTGGGGGGCGACCGGGTGGTCTGCTGCGACGCGCGGGACCGGATCGAGGTGAACGGCCGGCCGCTGGCGGAGGACTACCTCTTCGCCGGTGACGCGGCCTCCCGGGCTCCCTTCGACATCGTGGTCCCGGAAGGCACCCTGTGGATGATGGGCGACCACCGCAGCCGCTCCCGTGACTCCCGCGACCACCTGGGCGAGCCGGGCGGCGGCATGGTGCCGGTGAGCCGGGTGATCGGGCGGGTCGACTGGTTCGGCTGGCCGCTCGGGCGGATCGGCTCCCTGCCGGGCACCTCGGCGTTCGACGGCATACCGGCGCCGGGCCCGGCCCATGGGTAA
- the lepB gene encoding signal peptidase I has product MGNRGRRGGAAPDAAGARSLPTRAERRKLARKVKRKRRRSAVREIPLLITVALLIALFLKTFLVQAFVIPSGSMEQTIRIGDRVLVDKLTPWFGSKPRRGDVVVFRNPSDWPPPNPTSSEESPVVVKQVKEALTFIGLLPSGDEQDLIKRVVAVGGDTVKCCAQDGRLTVNGMAIDEPYVFPGDSPSTIKFEVKVPAGRLFVMGDHRSNSADSRFHLDKAADGTIAEEAVVGRAKWIVWPFGHWSGLAERSAFAAVPDARAGTAAASGPSNSVSEYPYGSTRLPTPAELPLVMGVVGLHRLGRRRWHGIRSGCGGFGGRRTIRTRRTRGPAGQSGARRVRRGAGGLGDGERGGE; this is encoded by the coding sequence ATGGGTAACCGCGGGCGCCGGGGCGGGGCCGCGCCGGACGCGGCCGGTGCGCGTTCGCTGCCGACCCGGGCGGAGCGGCGCAAGCTGGCCCGCAAGGTGAAGCGCAAGCGGCGCAGGTCGGCGGTGCGGGAGATCCCGCTGCTGATCACGGTGGCGCTGCTCATCGCGCTGTTCCTCAAGACGTTCCTGGTGCAGGCCTTCGTGATCCCCTCCGGGTCGATGGAGCAGACCATCCGGATCGGCGACCGGGTGCTGGTGGACAAGCTGACGCCCTGGTTCGGGTCCAAGCCGCGGCGCGGTGACGTCGTCGTGTTCCGCAACCCGTCGGACTGGCCGCCCCCGAACCCGACGAGTTCCGAGGAGTCCCCCGTCGTCGTCAAGCAGGTGAAGGAGGCACTCACCTTCATCGGGCTGCTTCCGTCTGGTGACGAGCAGGATCTGATCAAGCGGGTCGTGGCGGTCGGGGGCGACACCGTGAAGTGCTGCGCGCAGGACGGGCGGCTCACCGTCAACGGCATGGCGATCGACGAACCCTATGTTTTCCCCGGGGATTCCCCTTCCACCATCAAATTCGAGGTAAAGGTTCCGGCGGGCCGCCTCTTCGTCATGGGGGACCACCGCTCCAATTCCGCCGATTCACGTTTCCACCTGGACAAGGCGGCGGACGGCACGATCGCCGAGGAGGCGGTCGTGGGGCGGGCGAAGTGGATCGTCTGGCCCTTCGGGCACTGGAGCGGTCTGGCGGAACGCTCGGCGTTCGCCGCGGTCCCGGACGCGCGCGCCGGTACGGCTGCCGCCTCGGGGCCGTCGAATAGTGTGTCCGAGTATCCATACGGATCGACCCGTCTCCCGACCCCTGCGGAACTCCCGCTCGTTATGGGAGTGGTGGGCCTGCATCGGCTAGGACGCAGGCGGTGGCACGGAATAAGGAGTGGATGTGGGGGATTTGGCGGTCGGCGCACGATCCGGACACGAAGAACCCGAGGACCGGCCGGGCAGTCCGGCGCACGCCGAGTCCGCCGGGGAGCCGGCGGACTCGGCGACGGCGAGCGGGGCGGAGAGTGA
- the lepB gene encoding signal peptidase I — protein MAVGARSGHEEPEDRPGSPAHAESAGEPADSATASGAESDGGASGGSTARKKKNARPFWKELPLLIGVALILALLIKTFLVQAFSIPSDSMQNTLQRGDRVLVDKLTPWFGSEPERGEVVVFHDPGGWLEDTQAPEPNAVQKFLSFIGLMPSAEEKDLIKRVIAIGGDTVECKKNGPVEVNGTALDDKSFIFKGNSACDDQPFGPIKVPKGRIWVMGDHRQNSLDSRYHQNLPGGGTVSTDEVVGRAIVIAWPVNRWATLPIPKTFDQPGLNAAAAAAAPGAIGLAGAVPLVLWRRRRRTSPRRTT, from the coding sequence TTGGCGGTCGGCGCACGATCCGGACACGAAGAACCCGAGGACCGGCCGGGCAGTCCGGCGCACGCCGAGTCCGCCGGGGAGCCGGCGGACTCGGCGACGGCGAGCGGGGCGGAGAGTGACGGCGGCGCGTCCGGCGGCAGCACGGCCCGGAAGAAGAAGAACGCCCGCCCGTTCTGGAAGGAACTGCCCCTCCTCATCGGCGTCGCGCTGATTCTGGCGTTGCTGATCAAGACGTTTCTGGTGCAGGCGTTCTCGATTCCTTCGGATTCGATGCAGAACACGCTTCAGCGTGGTGACCGGGTGCTGGTGGACAAGCTGACGCCGTGGTTCGGTTCGGAGCCGGAGCGCGGTGAGGTCGTCGTCTTCCACGACCCGGGCGGCTGGCTGGAGGACACCCAGGCACCCGAGCCGAACGCGGTGCAGAAGTTCCTCAGCTTCATCGGACTCATGCCGTCCGCCGAGGAGAAGGACCTGATCAAGCGGGTCATCGCGATCGGCGGTGACACCGTGGAGTGCAAGAAGAACGGGCCGGTCGAGGTCAACGGCACGGCGCTGGACGACAAGTCGTTCATCTTCAAGGGGAACAGCGCCTGCGACGACCAGCCGTTCGGCCCGATCAAGGTCCCCAAGGGCCGGATCTGGGTGATGGGCGACCACCGGCAGAACTCGCTCGACTCCCGTTACCACCAGAATCTGCCGGGCGGCGGCACGGTCTCCACCGACGAGGTGGTCGGCCGGGCCATCGTGATCGCGTGGCCGGTCAACCGCTGGGCGACCCTGCCGATTCCCAAGACCTTCGACCAGCCGGGCCTCAACGCCGCGGCCGCCGCTGCGGCGCCCGGAGCGATCGGCCTCGCGGGCGCCGTACCGCTCGTGCTCTGGCGCAGGCGGCGCCGCACCTCGCCCCGGCGGACGACGTAA